Proteins encoded by one window of Arabidopsis thaliana chromosome 2, partial sequence:
- the CHX15 gene encoding cation/hydrogen exchanger 15 (cation/hydrogen exchanger 15 (CHX15); FUNCTIONS IN: monovalent cation:hydrogen antiporter activity, sodium:hydrogen antiporter activity; INVOLVED IN: cation transport; LOCATED IN: integral to membrane; EXPRESSED IN: male gametophyte, flower, pollen tube; EXPRESSED DURING: L mature pollen stage, M germinated pollen stage, 4 anthesis; CONTAINS InterPro DOMAIN/s: Cation/H+ exchanger (InterPro:IPR006153); BEST Arabidopsis thaliana protein match is: cation/H+ exchanger 19 (TAIR:AT3G17630.1); Has 10260 Blast hits to 10223 proteins in 2141 species: Archae - 371; Bacteria - 8129; Metazoa - 51; Fungi - 171; Plants - 694; Viruses - 0; Other Eukaryotes - 844 (source: NCBI BLink).), which yields MATSEEPSTDASIICYAPSMITTNGVWQGDNPLDFSLPLFVLQLTLVVVVTRFFVFILKPFRQPRVISEILGGIVLGPSVLGRSTKFAHTIFPQRSVMVLETMANVGLLYFLFLVGVEMDIMVVRKTGKRALTIAIGGMVLPFLIGAAFSFSMHRSEDHLGQGTYILFLGVALSVTAFPVLARILAELKLINTEIGRISMSAALVNDMFAWILLALAIALAESDKTSFASLWVMISSAVFIAVCVFVVRPGIAWIIRKTPEGENFSEFHICLILTGVMISGFITDAIGTHSVFGAFVFGLVIPNGPLGLTLIEKLEDFVSGLLLPLFFAISGLKTNIAAIQGPATWLTLFLVIFLACAGKVIGTVIVAFFHGMPVREGITLGLLLNTKGLVEMIVLNVGKDQKVLDDETFATMVLVALVMTGVITPIVTILYKPVKKSVSYKRRTIQQTKPDSELRVLVCVHTPRNVPTIINLLEASHPTKRSPICIYVLHLVELTGRASAMLIVHNTRKSGRPALNRTQAQSDHIINAFENYEQHAAFVAVQPLTAISPYSTMHEDVCSLAEDKRVSFIIIPFHKQQTVDGGMESTNPAYRLVNQNLLENSPCSVGILVDRGLNGATRLNSNTVSLQVAVLFFGGPDDREALAYAWRMAQHPGITLTVLRFIHDEDEADTASTRATNDSDLKIPKMDHRKQRQLDDDYINLFRAENAEYESIVYIEKLVSNGEETVAAVRSMDSSHDLFIVGRGEGMSSPLTAGLTDWSECPELGAIGDLLASSDFAATVSVLVVQQYVGSWAQEDDMDFPESPVHSHETKVTYGLENPR from the exons ATGGCGACAAGTGAAGAACCTAGTACGGATGCCTCCATAATATGTTATGCGCCAAGCATGATCACCACCAATGGTGTTTGGCAAGGCGATAATCCTCTCGACTTTTCGCTACCTCTCTTTGTTCTTCAGCTAACTTTGGTTGTTGTCGTCACTCGTTTCTTCGTCTTTATCCTCAAACCCTTTCGCCAACCTCGTGTCATCTCCGAGATCCTT GGCGGAATTGTTCTTGGACCATCGGTGCTAGGGCGCTCCACAAAATTTGCACACACTATTTTCCCTCAAAGAAGTGTGATGGTACTTGAAACAATGGCTAATGTGGGTTTACTTTACTTCCTATTCTTGGTGGGTGTAGAGATGGACATTATGGTTGTACGTAAGACAGGGAAGCGAGCCCTAACCATCGCTATTGGTGGTATGGTTTTACCATTCCTCATTGGTGCtgccttctctttctctatgcATAGATCAGAAGACCACTTAGGGCAAGGCACCTATATACTTTTCCTTGGTGTTGCACTCTCCGTTACTGCATTCCCGGTTCTTGCAAGAATTCTTGCTGAGCTCAAGCTCATCAATACCGAGATTGGGCGGATATCGATGTCTGCAGCTTTAGTTAACGACATGTTCGCTTGGATTCTTTTGGCCTTAGCTATTGCATTGGCTGAGAGTGACAAAACTTCATTTGCCTCTCTTTGGGTTATGATCTCTAGTGCAGTTTTCATTGccgtttgtgtttttgttgtgagACCAGGCATTGCTTGGATCATACGTAAAACCCCTGAAGGAGAGAATTTCAGTGAGTTCCACATATGCCTAATCTTGACAGGAGTTATGATCTCCGGTTTCATTACTGATGCAATCGGAACACATTCAGTCTTTGGTGCTTTTGTGTTTGGTCTTGTGATTCCCAATGGACCTCTTGGTCTAACCCTCATTGAGAAGCTTGAAGATTTCGTCTCTGGCCTTCTCCTACCTCTCTTCTTTGCCATAAGTGGTCTCAAGACTAATATAGCTGCCATTCAAGGCCCTGCCACGTGGttaactctgtttcttgtcaTTTTCCTCGCTTGTGCTGGAAAGGTCATCGGTACAGTTATTGTTGCGTTTTTCCATGGAATGCCAGTTCGTGAAGGAATCACTCTTGGACTACTCTTGAACACTAAAGGTCTTGTTGAAATGATTGTACTTAATGTTGGAAAAGACCAAAAGGTTTTGGATGATGAGACATTTGCTACTATGGTACTTGTGGCCTTGGTTATGACTGGAGTCATTACTCCTATTGTAACAATCCTTTACAAGCCAGTGAAGAAATCTGTTTCATACAAGAGACGAACAATCCAACAAACGAAGCCAGACAGCGAGCTTCGGGTATTGGTTTGCGTTCACACACCGCGTAATGTTCCTACTATAATTAACCTTCTTGAAGCTTCACATCCCACAAAGAGATCTCCTATATGCATCTACGTTCTCCACCTTGTTGAGCTCACGGGCCGCGCATCCGCGATGTTGATTGTCCACAACACTCGTAAGTCAGGACGACCCGCGCTTAACAGAACTCAAGCTCAATCAGATCATATCATCAACGCCTTTGAGAACTATGAACAACACGCTGCCTTTGTCGCTGTACAACCTTTAACAGCTATTTCACCTTACTCAACAATGCATGAAGATGTTTGTAGCTTAGCAGAGGACAAACGTGTCTCCTTCATAATCATACCATttcacaaacaacaaacagtTGATGGAGGAATGGAATCAACCAACCCGGCCTACCGTTTAGTCAACCAAAACCTACTCGAAAACTCGCCTTGTTCGGTCGGAATACTCGTGGATAGAGGACTCAATGGAGCGACAAGACTCAACTCAAACACTGTTTCTCTTCAAGTTGCTGTTCTGTTTTTCGGCGGTCCAGACGATAGAGAAGCTTTGGCTTATGCATGGAGAATGGCTCAACATCCTGGCATCACTCTAACTGTTTTACGGTTCATtcatgatgaagatgaagcagaCACAGCTTCAACACGAGCGACCAATGACAGTGACCTAAAGATACCAAAGATGGACcatagaaaacaaagacaactTGATGATGACTACATTAATCTCTTTAGGGCAGAAAATGCGGAATACGAGTCAATTGTGTATATAGAAAAACTAGTGAGCAATGGGGAAGAGACTGTTGCAGCAGTGAGATCAATGGACAGTTCTCATGATTTGTTTATAGTTGGAAGAGGAGAAGGAATGTCGTCTCCTCTTACCGCGGGTTTAACTGATTGGAGTGAGTGTCCTGAGCTTGGTGCCATTGGAGATTTGCTTGCTTCATCAGACTTTGCAGCTACTGTGTCGGTTCTTGTGGTTCAACAGTATGTTGGGTCATGGGCACAAGAAGATGATATGGATTTTCCTGAGAGTCCAGTACATTCACATGAAACAAAAGTCACATATGGTTTAGAGAATCCACGTTAG
- the ABCG5 gene encoding ABC-2 type transporter family protein (ABC-2 type transporter family protein; FUNCTIONS IN: ATPase activity, coupled to transmembrane movement of substances; LOCATED IN: membrane; EXPRESSED IN: 22 plant structures; EXPRESSED DURING: 13 growth stages; CONTAINS InterPro DOMAIN/s: ATPase, AAA+ type, core (InterPro:IPR003593), ABC transporter-like (InterPro:IPR003439), ABC-2 type transporter (InterPro:IPR013525), ABC transporter, conserved site (InterPro:IPR017871); BEST Arabidopsis thaliana protein match is: ABC-2 type transporter family protein (TAIR:AT1G53270.1); Has 407800 Blast hits to 367819 proteins in 4141 species: Archae - 7220; Bacteria - 321377; Metazoa - 9869; Fungi - 7399; Plants - 5931; Viruses - 18; Other Eukaryotes - 55986 (source: NCBI BLink).), with amino-acid sequence MEKQGCEIEALDIDYNIFVRKINVNPFGIFRRKPRPEADQPVKTEEESLKLEDETGNKVKHVLKGVTCRAKPWEILAIVGPSGAGKSSLLEILAARLIPQTGSVYVNKRPVDRANFKKISGYVTQKDTLFPLLTVEETLLFSAKLRLKLPADELRSRVKSLVHELGLEAVATARVGDDSVRGISGGERRRVSIGVEVIHDPKVLILDEPTSGLDSTSALLIIDMLKHMAETRGRTIILTIHQPGFRIVKQFNSVLLLANGSTLKQGSVDQLGVYLRSNGLHPPLHENIVEFAIESIESITKQQRLQESRRAAHVLTPQTTLQEKRSEDSQGESKSGKFTLQQLFQQTRVADVGTMNIATEFTRDFANSRLEETMILTHRFSKNIFRTKELFACRTVQMLGSGIVLGLIFHNLKDDLKGARERVGLFAFILTFLLTSTIEALPIFLQEREILMKETSSGSYRVSSYAVANGLVYLPFLLILAILFSTPVYWLVGLNPSFMAFLHFSLLIWLILYTANSVVVCFSALVPNFIVGNSVISGVMGSFFLFSGYFISNHEIPGYWIFMHYISLFKYPFEGFLINEFSKSNKCLEYGFGKCLVTEEDLLKEERYGEESRWRNVVIMLCFVLLYRFISYVILRCRCSQRSFKTTLA; translated from the coding sequence atggAGAAGCAAGGATGTGAGATCGAAGCTTTAGATATTGATTACAACATCTTTGTAAGGAAGATTAATGTTAATCCCTTTGGAATCTTTAGGCGGAAACCGCGGCCGGAAGCTGACCAGCCGGTAAAGACAGAGGAAGAGTCATTGAAGCTAGAGGATGAAACCGGTAACAAAGTCAAGCATGTACTAAAAGGAGTGACTTGCAGAGCCAAACCATGGGAGATTCTTGCTATTGTTGGCCCAAGTGGTGCAGGGAAGTCGTCTTTGCTTGAAATTCTAGCTGCTAGACTCATCCCTCAAACCGGGTCGGTTTATGTCAACAAGAGACCGGTGGATAGAGccaatttcaagaaaatctcTGGTTATGTCACTCAGAAGGATACTCTGTTTCCTTTGCTTACGGTGGAGGAAACCCTTCTGTTCAGTGCTAAGCTGCGTTTAAAGCTCCCTGCAGATGAACTGAGATCACGGGTTAAGTCTTTGGTCCATGAGCTTGGGCTTGAAGCTGTTGCCACGGCTCGTGTTGGCGATGATAGTGTCAGAGGTATATCGGGTGGAGAGAGACGTCGTGTCTCCATAGGAGTTGAAGTTATTCACGACCCCAAAGTTCTGATCCTTGATGAACCAACCTCTGGGCTTGATAGTACTTCGGCTCTGCTGATCATAGACATGCTCAAACACATGGCTGAAACACGAGGCAGGACCATAATTCTGACTATCCACCAACCGGGATTTCGGATAGTCAAACAGTTCAATTCTGTTCTCTTGTTGGCCAATGGCTCGACCTTGAAGCAGGGGTCGGTGGATCAGCTTGGCGTTTACTTAAGGTCAAATGGTTTGCACCCTCCTCTCCATGAAAACATCGTTGAATTTGCCATTGAATCAATCGAATCCATCACAAAACAGCAACGGCTACAGGAAAGCAGAAGAGCAGCTCATGTCCTAACACCACAAACAACAttacaagagaagagatcaGAAGATAGTCAAGGGGAGAGCAAAAGTGGCAAATTCACACTACAACAGCTGTTTCAACAAACAAGGGTCGCTGATGTAGGAACGATGAACATAGCAACAGAGTTCACAAGAGATTTTGCAAATTCAAGATTAGAAGAAACTATGATACTCACACATAGGTTCTCCAAGAACATTTTCAGAACCAAGGAGCTTTTTGCGTGCAGGACGGTTCAGATGTTAGGTTCAGGAATTGTCCTAGGTCTGATTTTTCATAATCTCAAAGACGATTTAAAAGGTGCGCGAGAAAGAGTCGGCCTCTTTGCATTCATATTGACCTTTCTGCTAACTTCGACAATAGAGGCACTCCCTATATTTCtgcaagaaagagagattctGATGAAGGAGACCTCTAGTGGAAGCTACAGAGTGTCTTCATATGCCGTCGCTAATGGACTAGTTTACTTGCCATTTCTGCTCATCCTAGCTATTCTATTCTCAACCCCAGTGTACTGGCTGGTGGGACTGAACCCCAGTTTCATGGCGTTTCTACACTTTTCGCTCCTCATTTGGTTGATCCTCTACACAGCAAACTCGGTGGTTGTGTGCTTTAGTGCACTGGTTCCTAATTTCATAGTTGGAAACTCAGTGATTTCCGGTGTGATGGGTTCCTTCTTTCTGTTCTCCGGCTACTTCATATCGAACCATGAGATCCCTGGTTACTGGATTTTCATGCACTACATCTCCTTGTTCAAGTACCCGTTCGAAGGATTTCTGATTAACGAGttctcaaaatcaaacaagtgTTTGGAGTATGGATTCGGAAAATGTTTGGTGACTGAGGAGGATCTActcaaagaagaaaggtaCGGAGAGGAAAGTAGATGGAGAAATGTTGTGATCATGCTATGTTTTGTCTTGCTCTACAGGTTCATTTCCTATGTGATTCTGAGGTGTAGATGTTCCCAACGAAGTTTCAAAACCACTCTCGCTTAA
- the NF-YB7 gene encoding nuclear factor Y, subunit B7 (''nuclear factor Y, subunit B7'' (NF-YB7); FUNCTIONS IN: sequence-specific DNA binding transcription factor activity; INVOLVED IN: regulation of transcription, DNA-dependent; LOCATED IN: nucleus, intracellular; EXPRESSED IN: 8 plant structures; EXPRESSED DURING: L mature pollen stage, M germinated pollen stage, 4 anthesis, petal differentiation and expansion stage; CONTAINS InterPro DOMAIN/s: Transcription factor, CBFA/NFYB, DNA topoisomerase (InterPro:IPR003957), Histone-fold (InterPro:IPR009072), Transcription factor CBF/NF-Y/archaeal histone (InterPro:IPR003958), Transcription factor, NFYB/HAP3, conserved site (InterPro:IPR003956); BEST Arabidopsis thaliana protein match is: nuclear factor Y, subunit B3 (TAIR:AT4G14540.1); Has 1909 Blast hits to 1888 proteins in 247 species: Archae - 0; Bacteria - 0; Metazoa - 587; Fungi - 414; Plants - 527; Viruses - 0; Other Eukaryotes - 381 (source: NCBI BLink).) has protein sequence MTEESPEEDHGSPGVAETNPGSPSSKTNNNNNNNKEQDRFLPIANVGRIMKKVLPGNGKISKDAKETVQECVSEFISFVTGEASDKCQREKRKTINGDDIIWAITTLGFEDYVAPLKVYLCKYRDTEGEKVNSPKQQQQRQQQQQIQQQNHHNYQFQEQDQNNNNMSCTSYISHHHPSPFLPVDHQPFPNIAFSPKSLQKQFPQQHDNNIDSIHW, from the coding sequence ATGACTGAGGAGAGCCCAGAAGAAGATCATGGGTCTCCTGGAGTAGCTGAAACAAATCCAGGAAGCCCTTCTTCAAagaccaacaacaacaacaacaacaacaaagaacaaGACCGGTTTCTTCCCATTGCGAATGTCGGAAGGATCATGAAAAAAGTTCTTCCCGGTAACGGTAAGATCTCAAAAGACGCTAAAGAAACCGTTCAAGAATGTGTCTCGGAGTTCATTAGTTTCGTCACTGGTGAAGCTTCTGACAAGtgtcaaagagaaaagaggaagaCCATCAATGGAGATGATATCATTTGGGCTATCACAACTCTCGGTTTCGAAGACTACGTGGCTCCATTAAAGGTCTACCTCTGCAAATATAGAGACACCGAAGGAGAGAAAGTTAACAGcccaaaacaacaacaacaaagacaacaacaacagcagaTTCAACAACAGAATCATCATAATTATCAGTTTCAAGAACAagaccaaaacaataacaacatGTCATGTACTAGTTACatctctcatcatcatccttctCCATTCCTACCAGTGGATCATCAACCTTTTCCCAATATTGCTTTCTCTCCTAAATCATTGCAGAAACAGTTCCCGCAGCAGCATGATAATAACATTGATTCAATTCACTGGTGA
- the SLO2 gene encoding Pentatricopeptide repeat (PPR) superfamily protein (Pentatricopeptide repeat (PPR) superfamily protein; CONTAINS InterPro DOMAIN/s: Pentatricopeptide repeat (InterPro:IPR002885); BEST Arabidopsis thaliana protein match is: pentatricopeptide (PPR) repeat-containing protein (TAIR:AT2G22070.1); Has 46660 Blast hits to 13875 proteins in 226 species: Archae - 0; Bacteria - 4; Metazoa - 74; Fungi - 58; Plants - 45878; Viruses - 0; Other Eukaryotes - 646 (source: NCBI BLink).) — translation MATKSFLKLAADLSSFTDSSPFAKLLDSCIKSKLSAIYVRYVHASVIKSGFSNEIFIQNRLIDAYSKCGSLEDGRQVFDKMPQRNIYTWNSVVTGLTKLGFLDEADSLFRSMPERDQCTWNSMVSGFAQHDRCEEALCYFAMMHKEGFVLNEYSFASVLSACSGLNDMNKGVQVHSLIAKSPFLSDVYIGSALVDMYSKCGNVNDAQRVFDEMGDRNVVSWNSLITCFEQNGPAVEALDVFQMMLESRVEPDEVTLASVISACASLSAIKVGQEVHGRVVKNDKLRNDIILSNAFVDMYAKCSRIKEARFIFDSMPIRNVIAETSMISGYAMAASTKAARLMFTKMAERNVVSWNALIAGYTQNGENEEALSLFCLLKRESVCPTHYSFANILKACADLAELHLGMQAHVHVLKHGFKFQSGEEDDIFVGNSLIDMYVKCGCVEEGYLVFRKMMERDCVSWNAMIIGFAQNGYGNEALELFREMLESGEKPDHITMIGVLSACGHAGFVEEGRHYFSSMTRDFGVAPLRDHYTCMVDLLGRAGFLEEAKSMIEEMPMQPDSVIWGSLLAACKVHRNITLGKYVAEKLLEVEPSNSGPYVLLSNMYAELGKWEDVMNVRKSMRKEGVTKQPGCSWIKIQGHDHVFMVKDKSHPRKKQIHSLLDILIAEMRPEQDHTEIGSLSSEEMDYSSNLLWDNAM, via the coding sequence ATGGCAACAAAATCATTTCTCAAACTCGCTGctgatctctcttctttcaccGATTCTTCACCATTCGCAAAGCTTCTTGATTCATGCATCAAATCCAAGTTATCAGCAATCTACGTCCGTTATGTCCATGCTTCTGTCATCAAATCAGGTTTCTccaatgaaatatttatacagAATCGGCTCATCGACGCTTATTCGAAATGTGGGTCACTCGAGGATGGTCGCCAAGTGTTCGACAAAATGCCTCAACGAAATATCTACACTTGGAACTCTGTTGTGACGGGTTTGACAAAGTTAGGATTTTTAGATGAAGCTGATTCTTTATTCAGGTCAATGCCTGAACGTGATCAATGTACTTGGAATTCTATGGTTTCGGGTTTTGCGCAACATGATAGGTGTGAAGAGGCTTTGTGTTATTTTGCTATGATGCATAAGGAAGGGTTTGTGCTTAATGAATATAGTTTTGCTAGTGTTCTTAGTGCTTGTTCTGGTTTGAATGATATGAATAAGGGTGTACAAGTACATTCTTTGATTGCGAAATCGCCTTTTTTGTCAGATGTGTATATAGGTTCTGCTCTTGTTGACATGTATTCCAAATGCGGTAATGTAAATGATGCTCAGAGGGTTTTTGATGAGATGGGTGATAGAAATGTTGTTTCTTGGAATAGTTTGATTACATGTTTTGAACAAAATGGTCCTGCGGTGGAAGCTCTCGATGTTTTTCAAATGATGTTAGAATCTAGGGTTGAGCCAGATGAGGTTACTTTAGCTAGTGTGATTAGTGCCTGTGCAAGCTTGTCGGCGATTAAGGTTGGTCAGGAAGTTCATGGCCGTGTTGTTAAAAACGATAAGTTGAGGAATGATATAATTCTAAGCAATGCGTTTGTGGATATGTATGCAAAGTGCAGCAGGATAAAAGAAGCTAGGTTTATATTTGATAGCATGCCTATCAGAAATGTTATTGCAGAAACCTCCATGATCAGTGGGTACGCAATGGCTGCAAGCACTAAGGCGGCTAGACTCATGTTTACCAAAATGGCGGAGAGGAATGTTGTTTCATGGAATGCGCTTATTGCTGGCTATACGCAGAAcggagaaaacgaagaagcaCTTAGtctcttttgtctcttgaAGAGGGAATCAGTATGCCCAACTCACTATTCCTTTGCTAATATCCTCAAGGCATGTGCAGATCTTGCAGAGTTACATCTCGGTATGCAGGCTCACGTGCATGTCTTGAAGCATGGCTTTAAGTTTCAAtctggtgaagaagatgatatatTTGTTGGCAATTCCTTGATAGATATGTATGTGAAATGTGGTTGTGTAGAAGAGGGTTATCTTGTATTCAGGAAGATGATGGAAAGAGATTGTGTTTCCTGGAACGCGATGATTATTGGATTTGCACAAAATGGTTATGGAAATGAGGCTCTTGAGTTGTTCAGAGAAATGCTTGAGTCTGGAGAAAAACCAGATCACATTACCATGATTGGTGTTCTTTCTGCATGCGGGCATGCTGGATTTGTTGAAGAAGGGCGGCACTACTTTTCTTCTATGACCAGAGATTTTGGTGTGGCTCCGCTTAGGGATCACTATACTTGCATGGTCGATTTGCTTGGTCGAGCTGGATTTCTCGAAGAAGCAAAGAGCATGATTGAGGAGATGCCTATGCAACCAGATTCTGTTATATGGGGTTCTTTGCTTGCTGCTTGTAAAGTACATAGGAACATTACGTTAGGTAAATACGTTGCAGAGAAGCTTTTAGAAGTAGAGCCGTCAAATTCAGGACCAtatgttcttctttctaaCATGTACGCTGAGCTCGGAAAATGGGAGGATGTGATGAATGTACGAAAGTCGATGAGGAAAGAGGGAGTCACAAAGCAGCCAGGGTGTAGTTGGATAAAGATACAAGGACATGATCATGTTTTCATGGTTAAAGATAAAAGCCATCCTCGAAAAAAGCAGATACACTCGCttcttgatattttaataGCCGAGATGAGACCGGAACAAGATCATACTGAAATAGGATCACTCTCGTCCGAGGAAATGGATTATTCATCTAATCTTCTTTGGGACAACGCCATGTAA
- a CDS encoding F-box associated ubiquitination effector family protein (F-box associated ubiquitination effector family protein; CONTAINS InterPro DOMAIN/s: F-box associated domain, type 3 (InterPro:IPR013187), F-box associated interaction domain (InterPro:IPR017451); BEST Arabidopsis thaliana protein match is: F-box and associated interaction domains-containing protein (TAIR:AT3G04660.1); Has 679 Blast hits to 663 proteins in 3 species: Archae - 0; Bacteria - 0; Metazoa - 0; Fungi - 0; Plants - 679; Viruses - 0; Other Eukaryotes - 0 (source: NCBI BLink).) translates to MQMQLFHSCSQEDPSFNHRTMNSDLGYLFSPPVEGLIFCRNNTKAMIGNPSTGQFVSLLRGERTYYLFLDMIQLMICTKCCARRQLNVDHHVFNWEGPMWEESMSEEHQVFTLGAKQKWRMLECKYTHRHYPRSQGICWNGVVYYLASFNDKRSLMSFDLRSEDFNVIKLLKNHKLQEYGKLVDHTGKITIMCHASNGLLDLWVLEDANKGEWSTAAAVIPSIEDLVGNREHVFSGILGIGEIILVPLLPPNTFFFLCYDPKEKNARKVVIESIGEAAHVRVFFDYVESHMVLTKVS, encoded by the coding sequence ATGCAGATGCAGCTCTTTCACTCCTGCTCTCAGGAGGATCCGTCTTTTAATCATCGTACTATGAATTCGGATCTAGGGTACCTGTTTTCTCCACCCGTCGAGGGTTTGATCTTCTGTAGAAATAATACTAAAGCAATGATTGGAAATCCTAGTACGGGTCAGTTTGTATCTTTACTACGAGGAGAAAGAACATATTATCTGTTTTTGGATATGATCCAGTTAATGATTTGTACAAAGTGTTGTGCAAGACGACAACTAAACGTGGATCACCACGTTTTTAATTGGGAAGGTCCTATGTGGGAGGAGTCTATGTCAGAGGAGCATCAAGTTTTCACTCTAggagcaaaacaaaaatggagaatGCTCGAATGTAAGTATACTCATCGTCATTATCCTAGATCTCAAGGGATATGCTGGAATGGGGTTGTGTATTATTTAGCTTCTTTCAACGATAAACGATCTTTAATGAGCTTCGATCTGAGATCTGAAGACTTTAATGTTATTAAGCTACTTAAGAATCATAAACTACAAGAGTATGGTAAATTGGTGGACCACACTGGAAAGATAACTATAATGTGTCATGCAAGTAATGGTCTACTTGACCTGTGGGTTCTGGAAGATGCCAACAAAGGAGAATGGTCAACAGCTGCTGCCGTGATTCCTTCTATTGAAGATTTAGTTGGCAATCGTGAACATGTGTTCAGTGGTATACTTGGTATTGGTGAGATTATACTTGTACCGCTCCTACCTCCTAACAcgttttttttcctctgttaCGATCCTAAGGAAAAAAATGCTAGAAAAGTTGTGATTGAAAGTATTGGAGAAGCTGCTCATGTCAGGGTCTTTTTCGATTATGTAGAGAGTCATATGGTTCTGACAAAGGTAAGTTAA